The following are encoded in a window of Kitasatospora sp. NBC_01250 genomic DNA:
- a CDS encoding CBM96 family carbohydrate-binding protein codes for MPTRPDLNVSFYDHLDPKATAGVYTITVEHRLSKDGQAIDADVKLPKASDSYEIRAAQFVLDPSSVHATFPPTGAVGRYTHVLPHITLSRAILPWERQLLGRMAAKEPWLALLVLAAGEVDDDPDAQGEFTTRPISELREPGDGIHGPKLTGTIDGSNPCRTIDLPVSVFHAVVARQDELFHLTHMRDVHTAAQRLDNGEILTEGEYAVLAANRFPRSPGSYAVHLVSLEGWLGRLAPDSLPATEKVRLCSLWSWNFTNDPEGTLDPAGLLRNLVAPGHTDPENLALRLAPTGEPSPSPEVEQARTRLHRGYTAVAYRTLAGEDTYAWYRGPCTPLTAPELPVEATQGPHTTADHALIYDREYGLFDVSYAAAWTLGRAIALADPDYSSEVVEARRELANRAATLLALSADPARAMVDPDEPAGSAALRELAAPGFGRGLLEALRAPAVQGPPPVRVLRRTRLETPALLAEPRARQSLLTLAQDTTPTMPDWLERLGLLNGVPFAHLVPDPRMLPPESLRAFRIDPAWIHALVAGAADVAAHTTIDHDLHPVLTERLSRAGTALPVAGLLMNSELVRAWPVFDILATTADGEPVGELRRDHLAPDVLLVLWDAVPDQIAIREPGQGIHFGINSVERISLRHLTGSRVGYPTDTEFPDPGAPGSGTVFDYLRPGRGGALPDVLDLGGAGGLVRALSAACLPSGELSPGQFALELVNAPLEQLLLPPTVRRDCVADTIAQYGQGAEFGATDPLLVKNEGPSSTVTRIAYLRFDTTQLPPPEQIGKALLRVYAAAQDEGAFDLKAYATGNDWDESTLAWANKPALSASPVATARVGAVDAWAWLEFDITAHLRQHSGDELSVALSKDQAARQLARIISREAAADQPHLSITITQPTLNSGEER; via the coding sequence ATGCCCACCCGACCCGACCTCAACGTCTCGTTCTACGATCACCTCGATCCCAAGGCCACCGCCGGCGTCTACACCATCACCGTCGAGCACCGGCTGTCCAAGGACGGCCAGGCGATCGACGCCGACGTCAAACTGCCCAAGGCATCGGACAGTTACGAGATCCGTGCCGCGCAGTTCGTGCTGGACCCCTCCTCGGTGCACGCCACCTTCCCGCCGACCGGCGCGGTCGGGCGGTACACCCACGTGCTGCCGCACATCACCCTCAGCCGGGCCATCCTGCCCTGGGAGCGGCAGCTGCTGGGTCGGATGGCCGCCAAGGAGCCGTGGCTGGCACTGCTGGTCCTCGCCGCCGGTGAGGTCGACGACGACCCGGACGCCCAGGGCGAGTTCACCACCCGGCCGATCAGCGAGCTGCGCGAGCCCGGCGACGGTATCCACGGGCCGAAGCTCACCGGAACGATCGACGGCAGCAACCCGTGCCGCACCATCGACCTGCCGGTCAGCGTCTTCCACGCGGTCGTGGCGCGCCAGGACGAACTGTTCCACCTCACCCACATGCGCGACGTGCACACCGCCGCGCAGCGCCTCGACAACGGGGAGATCCTGACCGAGGGCGAGTACGCGGTACTGGCCGCCAACCGGTTCCCGCGCTCCCCGGGCAGCTACGCGGTGCACCTGGTCTCGCTGGAGGGCTGGCTCGGCCGCCTGGCGCCCGACAGCCTGCCCGCCACCGAGAAGGTGCGACTGTGCAGCCTGTGGTCCTGGAACTTCACCAACGACCCCGAAGGCACGCTCGACCCGGCCGGCCTGCTGCGCAACCTGGTCGCCCCTGGGCACACCGATCCGGAGAACCTCGCGCTGCGGCTGGCGCCCACCGGCGAGCCGTCGCCGAGCCCCGAGGTGGAGCAGGCGCGGACGAGGCTGCACCGCGGCTACACCGCCGTCGCCTACCGCACCCTGGCGGGGGAGGACACCTACGCCTGGTACCGCGGCCCGTGCACCCCGCTGACCGCCCCGGAGCTGCCCGTCGAAGCCACCCAGGGCCCGCACACCACCGCCGACCACGCGCTGATCTACGACCGCGAGTACGGCCTCTTCGACGTCAGCTACGCCGCCGCCTGGACGCTGGGCCGCGCCATCGCGCTGGCCGACCCCGACTACAGCAGCGAAGTCGTCGAAGCCCGACGTGAGTTGGCCAACCGTGCCGCCACCCTGCTGGCCCTCTCCGCCGACCCGGCCCGCGCCATGGTCGACCCGGACGAGCCGGCCGGTTCTGCCGCGCTGCGCGAGCTGGCCGCGCCCGGCTTCGGCCGCGGCCTGTTGGAGGCCTTGCGGGCCCCTGCCGTCCAAGGCCCGCCCCCGGTCAGGGTGCTGCGCCGGACCAGGCTGGAGACGCCCGCGCTGCTCGCCGAACCGCGCGCCCGGCAGTCGCTTCTGACGCTTGCTCAGGACACCACGCCGACCATGCCCGACTGGCTGGAGCGCCTGGGCCTGCTCAACGGCGTGCCCTTCGCCCATCTGGTGCCCGACCCGCGGATGCTGCCGCCGGAGAGCCTGCGCGCCTTCCGGATCGACCCGGCCTGGATCCACGCGCTGGTCGCCGGCGCCGCCGACGTCGCCGCGCACACCACGATCGACCACGACCTCCACCCGGTGCTCACCGAGCGGCTGAGCCGGGCCGGCACCGCGCTGCCGGTGGCGGGCCTGCTGATGAACTCCGAACTCGTGCGCGCCTGGCCCGTCTTCGACATCCTCGCCACCACCGCCGACGGCGAACCGGTGGGCGAGCTGCGCCGCGACCACCTCGCGCCGGACGTGCTGCTGGTGCTCTGGGACGCCGTCCCGGACCAGATCGCCATCCGCGAGCCCGGCCAGGGCATCCACTTCGGCATCAACTCCGTGGAGCGGATCAGCCTGCGCCACCTGACGGGCAGCCGGGTCGGCTACCCGACCGACACCGAGTTTCCCGACCCCGGCGCCCCGGGCTCCGGCACCGTCTTCGACTACCTGCGCCCGGGCCGGGGCGGCGCTCTGCCGGACGTGCTGGACCTGGGCGGAGCCGGCGGGCTGGTGCGGGCGCTGTCCGCCGCGTGCCTGCCGAGCGGTGAGCTGTCGCCCGGCCAGTTCGCGCTGGAGCTGGTCAACGCGCCGCTGGAGCAGTTGCTGCTGCCGCCCACGGTGCGCCGCGACTGCGTGGCCGACACCATCGCGCAGTACGGCCAGGGGGCGGAGTTCGGCGCCACGGACCCGCTGCTGGTCAAGAACGAGGGCCCGAGCAGCACCGTCACCCGGATCGCGTACCTGCGCTTCGACACCACGCAGCTGCCGCCGCCCGAGCAGATCGGCAAGGCCCTGCTGCGGGTGTACGCCGCCGCCCAGGACGAGGGGGCCTTCGACCTCAAGGCGTACGCCACCGGCAACGACTGGGACGAGTCCACCCTCGCCTGGGCCAACAAGCCCGCCCTGTCGGCCAGTCCGGTCGCCACCGCGCGAGTCGGTGCCGTCGACGCCTGGGCCTGGCTGGAGTTCGACATCACCGCGCACCTGCGCCAGCACAGCGGCGACGAGCTCTCGGTGGCGCTCAGCAAGGACCAGGCCGCCCGCCAGCTCGCCCGGATCATCTCCCGGGAGGCCGCCGCCGACCAGCCGCACCTCAGCATCACCATCACGCAGCCGACACTGAACTCCGGGGAAGAGCGCTGA
- a CDS encoding DUF6603 domain-containing protein, with amino-acid sequence MALEVADLLNSFPAPGEDFVLPLDSIELPELYQLFGAGKEFVLRVTEAVRDELTVTGTAALLNGREALLRFEFLADAARKYVTGLKAGIDVTVGLVELAAAWELDLGEVPEAFLAEVRQLLATYDLTNSQVVIGAETEHLRLVFAAPSIGGPLVALLGVKESGALLSELPHIGGEIPDGELVGVHGVEAIVAAGTLSAVQSTAVNQAVAAAVEGQGWWPLLPERELAAGVWVGAAYQLPEQDPQVWAVRLKMPEIGWVPGFPSLTLGRFTLSGFGLRWPPTGSGAGSGLGAYFRLSIGLGWLDLQLPDVGFDFSLPDLPDAGDFSVIPRLPSISLSLGGVDLTFAVPQGPELPQLPGFPGLPGLGVLTGWWDGSGGGGDKRLLDLLALFDVSLPSLPDLFNPQLPALGMRFDLSVGDFELTGESSWLRFVLAGLPSLSGPEGWGKVALLGIKGLEAWLADLPFIGTLLPELPDFLLNGISLAAIGSGLSRPQLDLLNNWIGSFPGGLDGWWPTLNWDSSGGGTGRPGWSLDVNWRLPDRPALSWGMPWPPPLTPPDLSWVEFPELTIGPLKLSGIGLTWPAVDEPDWNFGSDWVLRIAFDVRLTLGGGISLGLPGLGFDIDLEQFKVHPRFPHLSLTLPGGFDMEFAVPMPTGPTPPIALIARWHDEAGVPASDLMLGLGADLVTGVIPDQLMPRLYSAALRFDFRTYEILVAATSSFFGWMLVVQPANDPKLRRYLVAVRGTVQAKASDLPIVDETDPDRDVTVSDIQLAWAGVTEGATRRGWTAAEVLVLNKLLAEFAVDPAVAGADPTAAGLLPVLLPGDFEPGTAVIWAKLGFEGGKLDLVHPADREFPVLSQGGTVVLGRERAEEEARRFDGYALGPVRFSHAALGYAHGQLFIAFDATMAVGPLTIELLGLGLGVDKDWNVGPVLRGASLALERPGPPKVVISGAFSRLDLGPDYELAFGAAGKIELLDLFAMQLTGSWAKHKDGWDSIFAYAELVAGKHMVNGLFSIGPVTFTGVVLGFGINSTVRIPTTADLGTFPLIKRLGATADEPKMTPGQALNDLVGAGGWVTPARGQYWVAGGMEFTVYRFIQARALALVEWGEAGWKVMLAGSTTLLLPPVVPTSSDAFAAAPLAVNKLCLGKVVVDFVFAYDSALGRFSMDTVIAKGSYILDPDAQLTGGISLYVWGKDLPDGTKKGFVLSAGGYHPQFEVPAYYPKPPRIGWLWERGPITIKAQAYAALTDGAFMIGGALAAVFDAGGNIRLQAWFTAHVDALVQWKPFYADLALGLSIGVAATVKVLFVRVRVSLEVSVSLQLWLPPIGGRAKVKVWFVSFTIGFGADRKGAPPVPWEDFQLQLPAPSRTALKQGCELPDVTKDESEARIAAELPELVRIDGFTVSVESALPASQITLNGRLFAGSEDDRIDIRPMRLDDVVCEQVVEILDQRGDRYDWKEEGWTITPTVEGMPQALWGEPLDDPDQALKQPGLVDDCLTGLTIVVPGPTKQLGVGDVPSKALDVEGLPSSRMPLRDGAVAGESPVHDEESVGVITGTLVPTAAKRTLLHQALAGLGVAPGSDGPLTQSAKKAGKTLTDPPLLTAAAR; translated from the coding sequence ATGGCTCTCGAAGTCGCCGACCTGCTCAACTCCTTCCCGGCCCCGGGCGAGGACTTCGTCCTTCCGCTGGATTCGATCGAACTGCCGGAGCTCTACCAACTGTTCGGCGCGGGCAAAGAGTTCGTGCTTCGGGTGACGGAAGCCGTCCGGGACGAGCTGACCGTGACCGGCACGGCCGCACTGCTGAACGGCCGCGAGGCCCTGCTGCGCTTCGAGTTCCTCGCCGACGCGGCGCGGAAGTACGTCACGGGGCTCAAGGCCGGCATCGACGTGACCGTGGGCCTGGTCGAACTCGCCGCCGCCTGGGAGCTGGATCTCGGCGAGGTGCCCGAGGCGTTCCTGGCCGAGGTGCGGCAACTGCTGGCGACGTACGATCTGACGAACAGTCAGGTGGTCATCGGCGCGGAGACCGAGCACCTGCGGCTGGTGTTCGCCGCGCCCTCGATCGGCGGCCCGCTGGTGGCGCTGCTCGGCGTCAAGGAGAGCGGCGCGCTGCTCTCCGAACTTCCGCACATCGGGGGCGAGATCCCCGACGGCGAGCTGGTCGGGGTGCACGGCGTCGAGGCGATCGTGGCGGCCGGGACGCTCAGCGCGGTGCAGAGCACGGCGGTGAACCAGGCGGTGGCCGCGGCCGTCGAGGGCCAGGGCTGGTGGCCGCTGCTGCCGGAGCGGGAGCTGGCGGCGGGCGTCTGGGTGGGCGCGGCCTACCAGCTGCCCGAGCAGGACCCGCAGGTCTGGGCCGTGCGGCTGAAGATGCCGGAGATCGGCTGGGTGCCGGGGTTCCCGTCCCTGACGCTCGGGCGCTTCACGCTCTCGGGCTTCGGTCTGCGCTGGCCGCCGACGGGCTCCGGCGCCGGAAGCGGACTGGGAGCGTACTTCCGCCTGTCGATCGGCCTGGGCTGGCTCGACCTGCAACTCCCCGATGTCGGATTCGACTTCTCGCTCCCGGACCTCCCCGACGCGGGTGACTTCTCGGTCATCCCGCGCCTGCCCTCGATCAGCCTCTCGCTGGGCGGCGTGGACTTGACCTTCGCGGTGCCCCAGGGCCCCGAACTGCCGCAGCTGCCGGGCTTCCCCGGGCTGCCGGGGCTCGGAGTGCTGACCGGCTGGTGGGACGGCTCCGGCGGCGGGGGAGACAAGCGGCTGCTCGACCTGCTCGCGCTCTTCGACGTCTCACTGCCGTCGCTGCCGGACCTCTTCAATCCGCAACTGCCCGCCCTCGGAATGCGGTTCGACCTGAGCGTGGGCGACTTCGAGCTGACCGGCGAATCATCGTGGCTGCGTTTCGTGCTGGCCGGCCTGCCGTCGCTGTCGGGCCCCGAGGGCTGGGGCAAGGTCGCGCTGCTGGGGATCAAGGGGCTCGAAGCCTGGCTCGCCGACCTGCCGTTCATCGGTACCCTGCTGCCGGAGCTGCCCGACTTCCTGCTCAACGGGATCAGCCTGGCGGCCATCGGCTCCGGGCTCAGCCGGCCGCAACTGGATCTGCTGAACAACTGGATCGGCTCGTTCCCGGGCGGGCTGGACGGCTGGTGGCCCACCCTGAACTGGGACTCCTCCGGCGGCGGCACGGGCCGTCCCGGCTGGTCGCTGGACGTGAACTGGCGCCTGCCCGACCGTCCCGCCCTCTCCTGGGGCATGCCCTGGCCGCCACCGCTCACGCCCCCGGACCTGTCCTGGGTGGAGTTCCCGGAGCTCACGATCGGGCCGCTGAAGCTCTCGGGCATCGGCCTGACCTGGCCGGCCGTGGACGAGCCGGACTGGAACTTCGGCAGCGACTGGGTGCTGCGCATCGCCTTCGACGTCAGGCTGACGCTCGGCGGTGGGATCTCGCTGGGCCTGCCCGGCCTCGGGTTCGACATCGACCTCGAACAGTTCAAGGTGCACCCCCGGTTCCCGCACCTGTCGTTGACCCTGCCCGGTGGCTTCGACATGGAGTTCGCCGTCCCGATGCCGACCGGCCCCACGCCGCCGATCGCGCTGATCGCCCGCTGGCACGACGAGGCGGGCGTCCCGGCCTCCGACCTCATGCTCGGCCTGGGCGCGGACCTGGTGACCGGGGTGATCCCCGACCAGCTGATGCCGCGCCTGTACTCGGCCGCGCTGCGCTTCGACTTCCGGACCTACGAGATCCTGGTGGCCGCGACCTCGTCGTTCTTCGGCTGGATGCTGGTCGTCCAGCCCGCCAACGACCCCAAGCTCCGCCGCTACCTGGTGGCGGTCCGGGGCACCGTCCAGGCGAAGGCCTCGGACCTGCCGATCGTCGACGAGACCGACCCGGACCGCGACGTCACCGTGAGCGACATCCAGCTCGCGTGGGCCGGCGTGACCGAAGGCGCGACCCGGCGGGGGTGGACGGCCGCCGAGGTGCTCGTACTGAACAAGTTGCTGGCCGAGTTCGCCGTCGACCCCGCCGTCGCCGGCGCGGACCCGACGGCCGCCGGCCTGCTCCCCGTCCTGCTCCCCGGCGACTTCGAGCCCGGGACGGCCGTGATCTGGGCCAAGCTCGGTTTCGAGGGCGGCAAGCTCGACCTGGTCCACCCCGCCGACCGGGAGTTCCCGGTGCTCAGCCAGGGCGGCACCGTGGTGCTGGGCCGCGAGCGGGCCGAGGAGGAGGCGCGCCGCTTCGACGGGTACGCGCTCGGCCCGGTGCGGTTCAGCCACGCCGCCCTGGGCTACGCCCACGGGCAGCTGTTCATCGCCTTCGACGCCACCATGGCGGTCGGCCCGCTGACCATCGAGCTGCTGGGCCTGGGCCTCGGCGTGGACAAGGACTGGAACGTCGGGCCGGTGCTGCGCGGCGCCAGCCTGGCGCTGGAGCGCCCCGGGCCGCCCAAGGTGGTGATCTCCGGCGCGTTCAGCCGGCTGGACCTCGGCCCCGACTACGAGTTGGCGTTCGGCGCCGCGGGCAAGATCGAGCTGCTCGACCTCTTCGCCATGCAGCTGACCGGCAGCTGGGCCAAGCACAAGGACGGCTGGGACTCGATCTTCGCCTACGCCGAGCTCGTGGCCGGCAAGCACATGGTCAACGGCCTGTTCAGCATCGGCCCGGTCACCTTCACCGGCGTCGTGCTCGGCTTCGGCATCAACAGCACCGTGCGCATCCCCACCACCGCCGACCTCGGCACCTTCCCGCTCATCAAGCGCCTGGGGGCGACGGCCGACGAGCCGAAGATGACCCCGGGGCAGGCGCTGAACGACCTGGTCGGCGCGGGCGGCTGGGTGACCCCGGCGCGGGGCCAGTACTGGGTGGCCGGCGGCATGGAGTTCACCGTCTACCGCTTCATCCAGGCGCGGGCACTGGCGCTGGTCGAGTGGGGCGAGGCGGGCTGGAAGGTGATGCTGGCGGGCAGCACGACGCTGCTGCTGCCGCCTGTGGTGCCCACCTCCAGCGATGCCTTCGCGGCGGCGCCGCTGGCCGTCAACAAGCTCTGCCTCGGCAAGGTCGTCGTCGACTTCGTCTTCGCCTACGACTCCGCGCTCGGCCGCTTCTCGATGGACACCGTGATCGCCAAGGGCTCCTACATCCTCGACCCGGACGCCCAGCTCACCGGCGGCATCTCGCTCTACGTCTGGGGCAAGGACCTGCCCGACGGGACCAAGAAGGGCTTCGTGCTCTCCGCCGGCGGCTACCACCCGCAGTTCGAGGTCCCCGCGTACTACCCGAAGCCGCCGCGGATCGGCTGGCTCTGGGAGCGCGGCCCGATCACCATCAAGGCCCAGGCCTACGCGGCGCTCACCGACGGCGCGTTCATGATCGGCGGCGCGCTGGCGGCCGTCTTCGACGCGGGCGGCAACATCCGTCTGCAGGCGTGGTTCACCGCCCACGTCGACGCGCTGGTGCAGTGGAAGCCGTTCTACGCCGACCTCGCCCTGGGCCTGAGCATCGGTGTCGCCGCCACCGTGAAGGTGCTCTTCGTGCGTGTGCGGGTCTCGCTGGAGGTCAGCGTCAGCCTGCAGCTGTGGCTGCCGCCGATCGGCGGGCGGGCGAAGGTGAAGGTCTGGTTCGTCTCCTTCACCATCGGCTTCGGCGCCGACCGCAAGGGCGCGCCGCCGGTGCCCTGGGAGGACTTCCAGCTCCAGCTGCCCGCGCCTTCGCGCACCGCGCTGAAGCAGGGCTGCGAGCTGCCGGACGTCACCAAGGACGAGTCCGAGGCCCGCATCGCGGCCGAACTGCCCGAGCTGGTGCGGATCGACGGCTTCACCGTGTCGGTGGAGTCGGCGCTGCCCGCCTCGCAGATCACCCTCAACGGTCGGCTGTTCGCGGGCAGCGAGGACGACCGGATCGACATCCGCCCGATGCGGCTGGACGACGTGGTCTGCGAGCAGGTCGTCGAGATCCTCGACCAGCGGGGCGATCGGTACGACTGGAAGGAGGAGGGCTGGACGATCACGCCCACCGTCGAGGGCATGCCGCAGGCCCTGTGGGGTGAACCGCTGGACGACCCCGACCAGGCCCTCAAGCAGCCCGGGCTGGTGGACGACTGCCTGACCGGGCTGACCATCGTCGTCCCCGGGCCGACGAAGCAGCTGGGCGTCGGGGACGTCCCGTCCAAGGCGCTGGACGTGGAGGGCCTGCCGTCCAGCCGGATGCCGCTGCGCGACGGCGCCGTCGCCGGTGAGTCCCCGGTGCACGACGAGGAGAGCGTCGGCGTGATCACCGGCACCCTGGTGCCCACCGCCGCCAAGCGCACCCTGCTGCACCAGGCGCTCGCCGGGCTCGGCGTCGCGCCGGGCAGCGACGGCCCGCTGACCCAGTCCGCGAAGAAGGCCGGCAAGACCCTGACCGACCCCCCGCTCCTGACCGCAGCCGCGAGGTGA
- a CDS encoding ArnT family glycosyltransferase, giving the protein MSATVVGHPPNSEQDLGRGSGSTRRPWEFWRSPADQPGWARPALLLTAAVAAVLYAWHITTAGYALFYSDSAKSMSVSWKALFYGAWDPGATVTPDKLAGSFVPQALFARLFGFHVWSVTLPQCIEGVVCVLVMYRMVRRWAGPRAGLAAAAALTFTPVAASMFGHSMEDGGLTFCLVMAADCYQRAVLDARLRSLLFAGAWVGLGFQAKMLQAWMILPALAIGYLVAAPTGLRKRVGHLLLAGLVCLGVSLSWILLMTVTPANDRPYVDGSTNNSAVAMVFGYNGLERFGIHVPGSVPNLDFGGGGAPHAAPGGGGPTAGAPSIGVPVTGAPAAGAPAVRAHPGGAPSAAPAGAPASLDGGSSWLKLFQGRFGPQIGWLYPFAFLALAFGLWSRRRAGRTDRLLGGFVMWGSWLLVVGLVFSKMSSIPHTAYMATLAPALAALAGAGGVLMWDAYRKNERGAWLLPVAVAAEAGWAWYLGHFTPGFLPWLKWLVLAATVLGVAAMVWGRLSRRSPSRLLLVGLLTGLAGAAVTPVAWSASVLDPKYAGSSFDALAGPSDGGLGAMLTKMIAAGGPGGAPAPAGFGGPGGDISSSLSGDQRKLYDYVKARQDGAKYVLAVDNWMSASPYVLATGDTVLPMGGFSGTVPAPSAGSFDSLVRGGAVRFVLVQGAGGISSFFGGNSSGTAVGRIDGWVAQNCAEVPDTAFGVAEQRPAGLFGDATGVGGTLYNCTRPSA; this is encoded by the coding sequence TTGTCCGCGACCGTCGTCGGTCATCCCCCCAACTCCGAGCAGGACCTCGGACGGGGCTCCGGAAGCACCCGCAGGCCCTGGGAGTTCTGGCGCTCCCCCGCCGACCAGCCCGGCTGGGCCAGACCGGCACTGCTGCTGACGGCCGCCGTCGCCGCCGTCCTCTACGCCTGGCACATCACCACCGCGGGCTACGCGCTCTTCTACTCCGACTCCGCGAAGAGCATGTCCGTCAGCTGGAAGGCGCTGTTCTACGGCGCCTGGGACCCCGGAGCCACCGTCACGCCCGACAAGCTCGCCGGTTCGTTCGTCCCGCAGGCACTCTTCGCGAGGCTGTTCGGCTTCCACGTCTGGTCGGTGACGCTCCCTCAGTGCATCGAGGGCGTGGTCTGCGTGCTGGTGATGTACCGCATGGTGCGCCGCTGGGCCGGGCCGCGGGCCGGGCTCGCCGCGGCGGCGGCGCTCACCTTCACGCCGGTGGCCGCGTCCATGTTCGGGCACTCGATGGAGGACGGCGGCCTGACCTTCTGCCTGGTCATGGCGGCCGACTGCTACCAGCGCGCGGTACTCGACGCGCGCCTGCGTTCGCTGCTGTTCGCCGGGGCCTGGGTGGGCCTCGGGTTCCAGGCCAAGATGCTGCAGGCCTGGATGATCCTGCCGGCGCTGGCCATCGGGTACCTGGTGGCGGCACCGACCGGGCTCCGCAAGCGGGTCGGTCACCTGCTGCTGGCCGGCCTGGTGTGTCTCGGGGTGTCGCTCTCCTGGATCCTGCTGATGACGGTCACCCCCGCCAACGACCGCCCGTACGTGGACGGCAGCACCAACAACAGCGCGGTCGCCATGGTCTTCGGCTACAACGGCCTGGAGCGGTTCGGCATCCACGTGCCGGGGTCGGTGCCCAACCTGGACTTCGGCGGCGGGGGCGCACCGCACGCCGCCCCGGGCGGCGGCGGCCCCACGGCCGGGGCACCGAGCATCGGAGTACCCGTCACCGGGGCACCCGCTGCTGGGGCACCGGCCGTCAGAGCACACCCCGGCGGCGCCCCGAGCGCGGCGCCGGCCGGAGCTCCCGCGAGCCTGGACGGCGGTTCAAGCTGGCTGAAACTCTTCCAGGGCCGCTTCGGCCCGCAGATCGGCTGGCTCTACCCGTTCGCCTTCCTCGCTCTGGCGTTCGGCCTGTGGTCGCGCCGCCGTGCCGGGCGCACCGACCGGCTGCTCGGCGGCTTCGTGATGTGGGGCAGCTGGCTGCTGGTCGTCGGCCTGGTCTTCAGCAAGATGAGTTCGATCCCGCACACCGCCTACATGGCCACCCTGGCCCCCGCCTTGGCGGCCCTGGCCGGCGCCGGCGGCGTGCTGATGTGGGACGCCTACCGCAAGAACGAGCGCGGCGCCTGGCTGCTGCCCGTCGCCGTGGCCGCCGAGGCCGGCTGGGCCTGGTACCTCGGCCACTTCACCCCCGGCTTCCTGCCCTGGCTGAAGTGGCTGGTCCTGGCCGCCACCGTGCTCGGCGTCGCGGCCATGGTGTGGGGCCGGCTCAGCCGCCGCTCGCCCTCCCGCCTGCTGCTGGTCGGCCTGCTCACCGGCCTGGCGGGTGCCGCCGTGACGCCGGTCGCCTGGTCGGCCTCGGTGCTCGACCCGAAGTACGCGGGCAGCTCCTTCGATGCCCTCGCCGGGCCCTCCGACGGCGGGCTCGGCGCGATGCTGACCAAGATGATCGCCGCGGGCGGACCGGGCGGCGCCCCCGCCCCGGCGGGCTTCGGCGGGCCCGGCGGCGACATCAGCAGCAGCCTCTCCGGCGACCAGCGCAAGCTGTACGACTACGTCAAGGCCCGCCAGGACGGCGCGAAGTACGTCCTCGCCGTCGACAACTGGATGTCGGCCTCGCCCTACGTCCTGGCCACCGGCGACACCGTGCTGCCGATGGGCGGGTTCAGCGGCACGGTGCCCGCGCCGTCGGCCGGCAGCTTCGACTCCCTGGTGCGCGGCGGCGCCGTCCGGTTCGTCCTGGTCCAGGGCGCCGGCGGAATAAGCTCCTTCTTCGGCGGAAACAGCAGCGGCACGGCGGTCGGCCGGATCGACGGCTGGGTGGCGCAGAACTGCGCCGAGGTCCCCGACACCGCCTTCGGGGTGGCCGAGCAGAGGCCGGCCGGGCTCTTCGGTGACGCCACCGGCGTCGGCGGCACCCTCTACAACTGCACGCGGCCGTCCGCCTGA
- a CDS encoding cold-shock protein: MATGTVKWFNAEKGFGFIEQEGGGPDVFAHYSNIDAQGFRELQEGQKVTFDVTQGQKGPQAEHIRPA; this comes from the coding sequence ATGGCCACCGGTACCGTGAAGTGGTTCAACGCGGAAAAGGGCTTCGGCTTCATCGAGCAGGAGGGTGGCGGTCCTGACGTGTTCGCCCACTACTCGAACATCGACGCCCAGGGCTTCCGTGAGCTCCAGGAGGGCCAGAAGGTCACCTTCGACGTGACCCAGGGCCAGAAGGGCCCGCAGGCGGAGCACATCCGCCCGGCCTGA
- a CDS encoding MgtC/SapB family protein, which yields MMHEIPMTGHLLAAFALTYTIGFERNLRGAAAGDRTFSLIGVGAALVAVLAQNGAPNALTGVITGVGFIGGGLTFRESRANGEVVRGITTAATIFAAAAIGAAAGEGLLLFACTGTLLTLLSLEIRHIPGLRLLDGRRWARPYAEDEDLDDDCSPAALDPADEQLLDEAARTEASRAEAARTEGRAVAAARP from the coding sequence ATGATGCACGAGATCCCGATGACCGGACACCTGCTGGCCGCGTTCGCGCTGACCTACACCATCGGCTTCGAGCGCAACCTGCGCGGAGCCGCTGCCGGGGACCGGACGTTCTCGCTGATCGGGGTGGGTGCCGCGCTGGTGGCCGTGCTGGCGCAGAACGGTGCGCCCAATGCGCTGACCGGGGTGATCACCGGTGTCGGCTTCATCGGCGGCGGCCTGACGTTCCGGGAGAGCCGGGCGAACGGGGAGGTGGTGCGCGGCATCACCACGGCCGCCACCATCTTCGCCGCGGCGGCGATCGGCGCGGCGGCCGGGGAGGGGCTGCTGCTGTTCGCCTGCACCGGGACGCTCCTGACGTTGCTTTCGCTGGAGATCCGGCACATCCCCGGGCTGCGCTTGCTGGACGGCCGGCGGTGGGCGCGTCCCTACGCCGAGGACGAGGACCTGGACGACGACTGCTCCCCCGCCGCGCTCGACCCCGCCGACGAGCAGCTGCTGGACGAGGCGGCCCGCACCGAGGCCTCACGGGCCGAGGCGGCCCGCACCGAGGGCCGCGCGGTCGCCGCCGCCCGTCCGTGA